In Gammaproteobacteria bacterium, one genomic interval encodes:
- a CDS encoding hydantoinase/oxoprolinase family protein, translating into MDLVGIDTGGTFTDFVCLTGGVLRVHKVLSTPRAPEQAILRGIADLGLDSRALIVVHGSTVATNAVLEGKGVRTAFITNHGLRDLLTIGRQARRALYDLQPPPQPPPVPRELCLETGGRLGAHGEVVTPLTDADLAGLRAEVERLAPRAVAINLLFSFLDEHFERAVAAAMPAGMFVARSSAVLPEYKEYERGIATWLNASVGPLVEDYLTRLAQSLPAARVSVMQSSGDTIAAAQAGGQAVHMLLSGPAGGLAAVRRLGAAAELDRLLSFDMGGTSTDVALIEGDIRLTGEGRIGGYPVAVPMVDMHTIGAGGGSIAYLDGGGLLRVGPASAGADPGPACYGRGGRAPTVTDANLALGRLPADGFLDGRMPLDRAAALEALAAVAQPLGLGTGDAAAGIIRIANEHMAQALRVISVQRGIDPRGYTLASFGGAGGLHVCALADELGIARALVPVHAGVLSALGMLVAPRGRQLSRSVARPLRDLTADGIARGLEELAARGRAELLHERVAAADIVVTRTLDLRYCGQSHSLNVAWQDPERSAEAFHALHEQRYGHRLDLPLELVNLRAGLRAPAPDLGFAPPPAPSRPAVPRACAQLHGGGAGAAIYARAELATGQRVAGPALITEAVATTYLAPGWCCRRDAAGNLLLTRDGRTMDAHC; encoded by the coding sequence ATGGATCTCGTCGGCATCGATACCGGGGGCACCTTCACCGACTTCGTCTGCCTGACGGGGGGTGTCCTGCGCGTCCACAAGGTGCTGTCAACGCCGCGGGCGCCCGAACAGGCGATCCTGCGCGGGATCGCGGACCTCGGCCTGGACAGCCGCGCACTCATCGTCGTGCACGGCAGCACGGTCGCGACCAACGCCGTGCTCGAGGGCAAGGGCGTGCGCACGGCGTTCATCACCAATCACGGGTTGCGCGACCTGCTCACGATCGGCCGCCAGGCGCGGCGCGCGCTGTACGACCTGCAGCCGCCGCCGCAACCGCCGCCGGTGCCGCGCGAGCTGTGCCTGGAGACGGGCGGCCGCCTGGGCGCACACGGCGAGGTCGTCACCCCGCTCACCGACGCGGACCTGGCCGGGCTGCGCGCGGAGGTGGAACGCCTCGCCCCGCGCGCGGTCGCCATCAATCTGCTGTTCTCCTTCCTGGATGAGCACTTCGAGCGGGCGGTCGCCGCCGCCATGCCGGCGGGGATGTTCGTCGCGCGCTCCTCCGCCGTCCTGCCGGAATACAAGGAATACGAACGCGGCATCGCGACCTGGCTCAACGCCAGCGTCGGCCCGCTGGTGGAGGACTACCTGACGCGCCTGGCGCAGTCGCTGCCCGCCGCGCGCGTCTCCGTCATGCAGAGCTCCGGCGACACCATCGCCGCGGCGCAGGCCGGCGGCCAGGCGGTCCACATGCTGCTGTCGGGCCCGGCCGGCGGCCTTGCCGCCGTGCGCCGCCTCGGCGCGGCAGCGGAGCTCGACCGCCTGCTGAGTTTCGACATGGGCGGCACCTCCACCGACGTCGCGCTGATCGAGGGCGACATCCGCCTCACCGGCGAAGGCCGCATCGGCGGCTATCCGGTCGCCGTGCCGATGGTGGACATGCACACCATCGGCGCGGGCGGCGGCTCGATCGCCTATCTCGACGGCGGCGGGCTGCTGCGCGTCGGCCCGGCCTCAGCGGGTGCCGACCCGGGCCCCGCCTGCTATGGCCGCGGCGGCCGCGCGCCCACCGTCACCGATGCCAACCTGGCGCTCGGCCGCCTGCCCGCCGACGGCTTCCTCGACGGCCGCATGCCGCTCGACCGCGCCGCGGCGCTGGAGGCCCTGGCCGCTGTCGCGCAACCGCTCGGCCTCGGCACCGGGGACGCCGCGGCGGGGATCATACGCATCGCCAATGAACACATGGCGCAGGCGCTGCGCGTGATCTCGGTGCAGCGCGGCATCGATCCGCGCGGCTACACACTCGCCTCCTTCGGCGGCGCCGGCGGCCTGCACGTATGCGCGCTGGCGGATGAACTCGGTATCGCGCGCGCGCTGGTTCCGGTCCACGCCGGCGTCCTGTCCGCGCTCGGCATGCTGGTGGCGCCGCGCGGCCGACAGCTGTCGCGCTCGGTAGCGCGGCCGCTGCGGGATCTGACTGCCGACGGCATCGCGCGCGGCCTCGAGGAGCTGGCCGCGCGCGGTCGCGCCGAGCTGTTGCACGAGCGGGTGGCGGCGGCGGACATCGTCGTCACGCGCACCCTGGACCTGCGCTACTGCGGACAGAGCCACAGCCTGAACGTGGCGTGGCAGGACCCGGAACGGAGCGCGGAGGCGTTCCACGCGCTGCACGAGCAGCGCTACGGGCACCGGCTCGACCTGCCGCTCGAGCTGGTCAACCTGCGCGCCGGCCTGCGCGCCCCGGCGCCGGACCTGGGTTTCGCCCCGCCGCCCGCGCCGTCGCGGCCCGCCGTCCCCCGCGCCTGCGCGCAGCTGCATGGCGGCGGTGCGGGCGCCGCGATCTATGCGCGCGCGGAACTCGCGACCGGCCAGCGCGTCGCGGGTCCGGCACTGATAACCGAGGCGGTTGCCACGACCTACCTCGCCCCCGGCTGGTGCTGCCGACGCGACGCGGCCGGCAACCTGCTGCTGACCCGTGACGGACGGACCATGGACGCTCACTGCTGA